GATCACCGCGTCCGACGAGACTCCGACCGGTTTCGACTGGCTGATGGAGACTTCGCTGGACGGCGGCAAGAGCTGGTACGCCAGCGGCCAGGCCAAGTACACGAGAGTGAAATGAGCCGGCCGGCAAACCGGCGGCAAGCGACGGCGGGGCCGAACCCCCGCCGTTTTTTTTTGCCGGCCGGTCATGCCCGCACGGCGTCCGCGATTCTTTTTGTCGGTCCCCGCGCAACCTGCTCCGGAAACTCCCGTATGAATGGTACATCTGCGAAAGATCACCTCGGGCGGAGACCGGCGCCGCCCCACATTGGCCGCGGCGCCCGGAACGAGAGGCTGCACTCAGGAGAGTTTACGATGAGATTTAGAGACCATTTGGACGGCCGGATCGCCGTCTTCGAGTTGTCGGGGAAAATCATGGGCGGCCGCGATTCCACGCTTTTCCAGGGACGGGTGAACGAGTACGTGAACATCAACCGCAACCGGATTCTCATCGACATGGCGGGGGTGGAATGGACCAACAGCCGCGGCCTTGGGATGTTGATCGCCGCGTTGCGGCTGGTCCAGGGCTCGGGCGGGCGACTGGCGCTCACCAATATCGAGCGCGTCCGGTCGCTTCTGGCGGTGTCGCGGCTGGCGACCGTGTTCGAGCATTTCGACAGCCGGGCCGACGCTCTCGAGGCGTTGCGCTCCGACTAGGCGATTCCCTGCCGCGCCGGAATTTCGGCCGGCAGGGCCAAGGGCATTTGGGCGGTGGGGGGAGTCCGGCGGCGGTCGCAGGGCGCCGAGCGGGACGGTTCCGACGCCGCGATTTTGTTTGTCCCCCTTTGCGGAAAGGTCTATATTGTCGCCGGCGATCGGCCGGCGGCGCGCGCTGGCCGGCCTGCCGTATAAGGCACAGGACAAGGAGGATTTGATGCCCATACCGCGATGCGCCGTCTGCCTGGCGGCGGCTCTCCTCATTACTCTCACCATGGCATCGTGCGGTGACGATGACGGGTCGACCAACTCGGGGTTCGTGGCGCCCGGTGTGCATTGGACAATTCGATCCACCGGCACCGAACGGCCCCTCTTCGACATGGCCAAAGGGGACACGCTGTGGGTGGCGGTCGGCGGCGCCGGGACTGTGTTGACCTCGACCGACGGCCAGTTGTGGACGACGCAGCCGACCGACCTGACCATAGACCTGTACGGTATCGCCTCCAACGGGCAGCGCTTCGTGGCGGTCGGCGGCCAGGGACGGATCGTCACCTCGACCGACGGTCTCACATGGACAACGGCCGAGTCGACGTTCACCGCCAGGTTCTTCTTCGATGTTGCCTGGTCCGGCGAGGCGTTCGTGGCCGTGGGGCAGGGGGGGCTGGTGGCGGCCTCGGCCGACGGCCTCACCTGGGAGATCTATTCGAGCGCGGTCGCCAACACCCTCCTCGGCGTGCGGTGGATGGGTTCGCGCTTCCTCGCCGTGGGGGAGAAAATCATCCTGCGGCTCGATCCGCCGGAGCTGGACGGACTGGACTCGCTCACCGCGGCCGACGTTCTCGCCCGGCCGCCGTACGTCCTGTACGACGCGGCGGTCAGCGATTCGGGGATGCTGGCGGTCGGCCAGTACGGCACTATTCTCAAAGCTGTCAACGACACCACCTGGGCGGTCCGCGTGTCGGGACTGAATGCTTACTTGTATGCCATTGAGTGGGTGGGCGACCGGTTCGTCGCCGCCGGCGAAAACGGGATAATTCTGACTTCGGCCGATGCCGCCCGATGGGAACTGATCGCGACGCTGGATGATGACATCCGCGGGTTGTACTGGGACGGCGCGCAGACGCTGGCTGTCGGGGTCGCCGGAACGATTCTCCGTTCCGTGGACGGACATGAGTGGACTGCTGTGCCCTCCGGCCCGAACGCGATCCTCTCTGCGGTGGCGGCCAACGAGTCTCTCTACGTGGCGGTCGGCGCCGGAGGGGCGGCGCTGGTCAGCCGGGATGCTGCGCGCTGGACGCTGTGGCCTTCCGGGACCACCGAGCCCTTGGGCGCGGTGGCGACTGACAGTACGACGTTTGTCGCGGTGGGGGCGGCCGGCGTGATTGCGGTCACCACGGACGGCGTGCACTGGGAGCGGCCGGTTCCGCCGGCCGGCGAGCAGCTGCAGCTCAACTCGGTGGCGGCTTCGGGCAGCCGGTTCGTGGCCGTGGGCGACCAGGGGCGGATAATCTGGTCGGAGGATCCTGCGGCCCTTTGGCAGGTCGCCGCCGATGTCCCGGTGACGAACCCGCTCCACGGCGTTACCTGGGCGAACGGCCTGTTTGTGGCGGTCGGCACGGCGTCGGTCGTGCTGACTTCGACGGACGGCAACGTGTGGACGGCCGATACGGTCGACGCCGCCACGCCGCTCAACCTGACCGCCGTCGCCTTCGGCAACGGCCAGTTTGTCGCGGCCAGCAGCAACGGCCGCATCCTGACCTCGACGACCGGGTCGGCGTGGAACGTATTCGAGGCGCGGCCGGGGGACACGGCCGTGTACGCGATCAACAACCTCGCCTTCAGCGGCGCGCGCTGGGTCGCCGCGGGCTCGCGCAATGCCGGAGCGGCCGCCGAGGATGTCATCGTGACGCTCTACTCCGCCGATGCCGTGACCTGGAGTGTGGGGGCCGCAGGTTTCGCCGGTGAATTGCACGGTGTGGCCTGGGGCGCCGGCCGGTTTGTGACGGTGGGAGAGATCGATATCGGCACGGCCGAAAACGTCGCCCTCATCCTCTCGTCGCCGTGAGCCTGCGGCGGCGCCGGTGAAGAGATTCGCGCGCGGCGGGCGGTCTGCCCGCCGCGCATCGTTTTGTTCGGCGGCGGACGGCCGCGGCGCACGCGCCGGGTCGGAACAGGCTTTCTTTCCCGAAGCCGCCGGCAGGCCTGCAATCCGCGCTGCCGGCGAGGCGAGGGCAGGAGCCGACGTCGGCGGCCCCCGGTCCCGGTTGGCCGGGGCGAAATCGCCGGTCGGCGATTTGCGGCGGCGCGACGGGTGCAGTCCAACCGGGACAATGCCGACAGCATATGGGACGATTAAGATGACGAAGATCGGATCGACCTGAGCCACAATGGGGACTTTGCAGGGGCCCGCGGCGCCGCCGGCCGCCGGGGCGGGCCGCTGCCGACACGGCATGCAGCCGGAGAGCCGCCGCAAAAAGTTTCCGGCGATTCGCGGTCCCTGGCCTGTATAAGGAAACGGCCGGGCCATTGACATCGGGCCGCCGGCGTTGTAAGTTAAGGATCATGGCAGCACGATACGTGCGAACGTTACTCATCAAGTGAGAGAGTTTACATGCACAGAAAACTCACCGTTGTTCTGACCCTCTGCGGCATGCTCCTCGCACCGCCCGCCCTCATGGCCGAAAAGACGGCCGCCGGCAAGGTGTCGAAGAACCCGTTCGACCACCGCGCCGTGGGCGGCGGCAGCATCAGCATCGACAAGATCGACGGCTTGGTTGCGGATGGGCAGATCCAGGCAGGCAAGAAGATCACTTTCCACCTGCGCTTCACGAACAAGACCGGCCTGCCGGTCGCCGGATTCGCCAACGGTTTCCGCGTCTACTCGCCCGACGGGGCGACGTGGGGGACGACCGTGGCCGACACGACCGGACTGATGCCCAAGGGGTTGATGGACGGCGGCATGTTCATCACAACTTTCGGCATCAGCGGTTCGGGCGCCGACACCGTCGGTTTCGGCGGCTTCCGGATTCTGAAAGACGGCTTGCCGGACGGCTGGAGCGACGTGCCGGCGACGATCACGATCGGCCCCATTCCGGCGTCGATGGTCGGCAAGACGGTCTGCCTCGACCAGTCGTTTTTCCCGCCCGGCGGCTACTGGCTCTGGTCTTTGGAGGATCAGGTCGAGAACGAGCCCGACTTCGGCGGGCCCTACTGCTTCAAGATCGTCAAGTAGCGGATCGACCCGCGCACAAGCTGTGACTCCTGCGGCCCTGCTGCAGGAGTCCTTTTTTTGCGGTTAGGCGGAATCAGCGGTCAGTGCGCGCCAGAATGGCGACGCCGAGGGCGAACGCGATCGCGCCGATCGCGGTGAGAATGCCCGCCGGCACGAGCATCTGTCCGAGCGTGAACCCGCGCCAGATCGCTCCCTCGTACGCGTAGATCGCCCATTTGACGACGCTGAAGTTGCTCACGGTGAGCATCCACGACGGCATGACCATGAGGGGGACCATCGAGCCGCCCGCCATGGCCATAACAAGCATGATCGCCCAGCCGGCCCCGCTGACCGCCTGCTCCGTGCGGCCGAGGACGGAGATGAGCATCATGAGCCCGACAAAGCAGCATCCCGCGGCCGCCAGGGCGATCGCCATGCCGAGCGGGAACGCCACGCGGACGCCGAAGATGAGCACTCCCACCGCCAGCAGCGCCACCGAGACCGCGCCGGAGGTGACGAAACACGCCAGCCCTTTCCCCGCGAGAATTTGTCCGCGCGTGATCGGGGCGAGCCGCAACCGCAGATAGGTGCCGCGCTGCCGCTCGCTGACGATGGACTGCGCGAATGTCAGCGCGCACCCGAGCAGCGCCCAGGTGAGCGCCTGGGGGAACGTGATCTCAAACGGTGACCGCGGCCCCTCCCGTTCCACCGCCACCTCCACCACCGTGATGGCGGTTTTCCCGAACGGGGAGGATTGGCTCACCTCGGCGGAATCGAAGGTCGTGAGATAGTCGTCGAAACTCGCAAGCAGCCGGGTCAGCACGCCGCGCTGGTCGGGGGGCAGGGCGGTGTCGGCGCGCAATCCCGCCAGGCCCTCGTTGACCCAGGTTTTCGCGACGGCCGGGTCAGCCAGGCGGTCCTGCATGAGCGAAAACCAGGCCTCGGTCACCATCCCCTGCAGGTAGCCGGCCTCGGCCTTGCGCGACGGATCCAGACCGATCTCGATCGGCGGCATGGCGAAGGGGTTGCCCTCGCCGGTCGCAAGCGAGTCCCGCTTCAGGAGCACGTACGCCGTGAGCTTCCCCTTCTGCACGAGCAGGCGCGCCGAATCGAGCGGCAGCGGGGTGACGGCGAGCACGGGCTTGGCGGAGAGCTTGCCGATCATCTGCCGGCTCTGCTCGGTCCGCAGTTCGTCGACCGCGGCGATTTTCATGCTGCCCGCGCGCGCCCCGCCGGTGCTGAAAATGGAACCGAAAAAGAGCGCCATGAGCAGGGGAAACACGATCACCCAGAAGAGGCCGAAGCGGTCGCGCCAGAGCAGGCGGAGATCCTTGCGGGCCAGAGTCAAAAGCGTCTTCATCAGTTGCGCAGCCTCCGTCCCGTGAGAT
This genomic stretch from Candidatus Zixiibacteriota bacterium harbors:
- a CDS encoding STAS domain-containing protein → MRFRDHLDGRIAVFELSGKIMGGRDSTLFQGRVNEYVNINRNRILIDMAGVEWTNSRGLGMLIAALRLVQGSGGRLALTNIERVRSLLAVSRLATVFEHFDSRADALEALRSD
- a CDS encoding ABC transporter permease — translated: MKTLLTLARKDLRLLWRDRFGLFWVIVFPLLMALFFGSIFSTGGARAGSMKIAAVDELRTEQSRQMIGKLSAKPVLAVTPLPLDSARLLVQKGKLTAYVLLKRDSLATGEGNPFAMPPIEIGLDPSRKAEAGYLQGMVTEAWFSLMQDRLADPAVAKTWVNEGLAGLRADTALPPDQRGVLTRLLASFDDYLTTFDSAEVSQSSPFGKTAITVVEVAVEREGPRSPFEITFPQALTWALLGCALTFAQSIVSERQRGTYLRLRLAPITRGQILAGKGLACFVTSGAVSVALLAVGVLIFGVRVAFPLGMAIALAAAGCCFVGLMMLISVLGRTEQAVSGAGWAIMLVMAMAGGSMVPLMVMPSWMLTVSNFSVVKWAIYAYEGAIWRGFTLGQMLVPAGILTAIGAIAFALGVAILARTDR